From one Lycium ferocissimum isolate CSIRO_LF1 chromosome 5, AGI_CSIRO_Lferr_CH_V1, whole genome shotgun sequence genomic stretch:
- the LOC132058127 gene encoding zinc finger protein 3 codes for MEVQAYEQEKDNLILDLSLEHGSKSNIQTSSSDREAGNNNNNNNNESTEPRVFSCNYCQRKFYSSQALGGHQNAHKRERTMAKRGAKFNASADFGYDKYSSMASLPLHGSFNRSLGIQVHSMIHKPSNSTFGAPLYGHPGWSIRRPIEQQPAIGRLGVESNFTNNYNVAAGTSSGGGAARFDNNIQKFPSAQVDGISPYRWDSGGGPLHTPEELKKLDLSLRL; via the coding sequence ATGGAAGTTCAAGCATATGAACAAGAAAAAGATAATCTTATTCTTGATCTAAGCCTCGAACACGGGTCCAAATCCAATATTCAGACAAGTTCATCGGATCGCGAAGcaggtaataataataacaacaacaacaacgaaagTACTGAGCCCCGTGTGTTTTCTTGCAATTATTGTCAGAGGAAATTTTACAGTTCACAGGCACTTGGGGGTCATCAAAATGCGCATAAACGTGAGAGAACAATGGCTAAAAGAGGAGCAAAATTTAATGCATCAGCAGATTTTGGTTACGACAAATATTCAAGCATGGCTTCATTACCACTGCATGGTTCATTCAATAGGTCTCTTGGAATTCAAGTCCATTCCATGATTCACAAGCCTAGTAATAGCACTTTTGGTGCACCGTTATACGGACATCCTGGTTGGTCAATTAGAAGGCCAATTGAACAGCAGCCTGCTATTGGTAGACTCGGGGTGGAGAGTAATTTTACTAATAATTACAACGTGGCAGCTGGAACATCATCAGGTGGTGGTGCTGCTAGGTTTGATAACAATATCCAAAAATTTCCTAGTGCGCAGGTTGATGGTATTTCACCATACAGATGGGACAGTGGTGGTGGTCCTCTTCACACTCCAGAAGAATTGAAGAAGCTTGACTTGTCTCTCAGACTCTAA
- the LOC132055212 gene encoding uncharacterized protein LOC132055212, whose protein sequence is MLGLEHMPYPGLVGLALEMVRISEDGIRQAGEIRRMEEPVPEAEYQPAPGGGPGAPRGGGRAGRGRRAARGRHARRGRGAAARGPSGGGHHLVDESDPILEDIPGLVHPWSFQAGGSLPRDSPTFTPALLLAEILGSSSQPSQNAYMEEHDNVNWAALRASLADEHL, encoded by the coding sequence ATGttggggttagagcatatgcctTACCCTGGGCTTGTGGGGCTTGCATTGGAGATGGTACGGATATCCGAGGATGGTATCCGGCAGGCAGGAGAGATTAGGCGCATGGAGGAGCCTGTTCCAGAGGCTGAGTATCAGCCAGCGCCAGGAGGAGGACCGGGTGCTCCCAGAGGAGGAGGCCGTGCTGGCAGAGGACGCCGTGCTGCAAGAGGACGCCATGCGCGTAGAGGACGCGGTGCTGCTGCTAGAGGACCTAGTGGTGGAGGACACCATCTGGTAGATGAGTCCGATCCCATTCTAGAGGACATTCCCGGTCTAGTCCATCCGTGGTCGTTCCAGGCCGGTGGCAGCTTGCCTAGGGACTCACCTACGTTTACGCCGGCGCTCCTACTTGCTGAGATACTTGGGTCTTCATCACAGCCAAGCCAGAATGCATACATGGAGGAGCATGATAACGTCAATTGGGCGGCGTTACGTGCTTCATTAGCTGATGAGCACctgtga